A single genomic interval of Pangasianodon hypophthalmus isolate fPanHyp1 chromosome 8, fPanHyp1.pri, whole genome shotgun sequence harbors:
- the slc25a27 gene encoding mitochondrial uncoupling protein 4, whose translation MRPVQEISQWPKVSKFTVSACAASVAELVTFPLDLTKTRLQIQGEYAPGKLSKSGTANTVYRGMLSTAVGIVREEGPLKLWQGATPAIYRHIVYSGGRMLAYEQLRDFVLGKSEDGSFPLWKAAFGGMVSGALGQFLASPTDLVKVQMQMEGKRRLEGKPPRVHGVIHAFVKIAKEGGIRGLWAGWVPNVQRAALVNLGDLTTYDSVKHFLLRNTSIGDNCLCHGLASTCSGLVAAMMGTPADVVKTRIMNQPRDSNGRGLLYKSSIDCLVQSVRAEGLLTLYKGFVPTWLRMAPWSMTFWLTFEQIRRAVGISSF comes from the exons ATGAGACCTGTGCAAGAAATTTCGCAGTGGCCCAAAGTATCAAAGTTCACTGTGTCTGCATGTGCTGCCAGTGTTGCAGAATTGG TCACATTCCCCCTTGATCTTACAAAAACAAGGCTTCAAATACAAGGCGAATATGCTCCTGGGAAACTCAGCAAGAGTGGAACCGCCAACACTGTGTACAGGGGAATGCTAAGCACAGCTGTAGGAATAGTGCGAGAAGAAGGACCACTAAAATTATGGCAAGGGGCAACACCTGCAATCTACAGACATATAG tttattcaGGGGGCAGGATGCTAGCGTACGAACAGCTCCGGGATTTTGTGTTGGGAAAATCGGAAGATGGCAGCTTTCCCCTTTG GAAGGCTGCATTTGGTGGCATGGTATCTGGTGCTCTGGGCCAATTTTTGGCCAGCCCCACTGATCTAGTTAAGGTACAGATGCAAATGGAAGGGAAAAGAAGGCTGGAAGGCAAACCACCAAG AGTTCATGGGGTTATTCATGCCTTTGTGAAGATTGCGAAGGAAGGAGGGATCCGGGGCCTCTGGGCTGGTTGGGTGCCCAATGTACAGAGAGCTGCTTTGGTCAATCTAGGAG ATCTCACAACATATGACAGCGTGAAGCACTTTCTACTAAGGAATACCTCTATAGGGGACAACTGTCTTTGTCATGGATTGGCAAG CACTTGTTCTGGTCTAGTCGCAGCTATGATGGGAACACCGGCTGATGTGGTTAAGACGAGAATAATGAACCAACCTCGGGACTCAAATGGAAG gggTCTCCTGTACAAGTCATCCATAGACTGTCTGGTTCAGTCTGTTAGAGCAGAGGGATTGCTAACACTTTATAAAGGCTTCGTACCAACCTGGTTAAGAATG GCTCCCTGGTCAATGACATTTTGGCTAACCTTTGAGCAAATCAGACGTGCTGTGGGCATCAGTTCATTCTGA